A genomic window from Pantoea alhagi includes:
- a CDS encoding ArsR/SmtB family transcription factor, which translates to MLSNHPDTEQIRLENVLTALGNPLRLTVVRVLAGGGEYACSAVLSGIPKSTLTHHWRVLRDSGVIWQRPFGRENLLSLRREDLDARFPGLLDVLLGAVENDALTQESTTRHLPPIPPE; encoded by the coding sequence ATGCTTTCTAACCATCCTGACACGGAACAAATACGTCTTGAAAATGTGCTGACGGCTTTGGGAAATCCGCTACGTCTGACTGTGGTGCGTGTACTGGCTGGCGGTGGTGAGTATGCCTGTAGCGCCGTGCTGAGCGGTATTCCCAAATCAACGCTGACTCACCACTGGCGTGTATTACGAGACAGTGGCGTTATCTGGCAGCGTCCTTTTGGCCGCGAAAATTTACTGTCGCTACGTCGGGAAGACCTGGATGCCCGCTTCCCCGGGCTGCTTGATGTCCTGTTGGGCGCGGTGGAAAACGATGCTCTGACGCAGGAGTCAACAACAAGGCATCTGCCGCCTATCCCCCCGGAATAG
- a CDS encoding MFS transporter, with protein MAIPSPVSGVPRLQHWSLALLAFAQLIYSLDINIVFVALPEIGAGLGFSEHTLQWVVSAYTVCCGGFLLFGGRAADLLGQRRVFISALWVYALSSLAGGLAWSPVIIVIARAIQGIGAAMLFPSTLSLINRLFEEGPSRNRALAIWGGAGASGLTLGSLAGGILTSFCGWPAVFFVNVVLAAIAISAAFFVLPKDSLRNERRRFDFPGALTVTMGATLLVYAIVQGPEDGWLSGHILLLLVLAAVFLLAFAAIESRSHDPLMPLRLFRNRSLATGMVITFIYMGTFGALPYFLTVMFQSVMGYSALQTGLAFIIPSLAIFAGTQLGARLANWLPVRTTLLAGFLTGTAGTLALVPAAFSGASYAEILPGLVISGAGQGIVWTAMWIASGSGVKHNEQGIASGMASTTLNVGNAIGIALLIALSGSGAENLQLETSVSSLENAIQLAFYLAAAGQMAGLLVSHLLPFKAATGVSAETT; from the coding sequence ATGGCTATTCCCTCACCGGTTTCAGGCGTCCCTCGTTTACAACACTGGAGCCTTGCGCTGCTTGCGTTCGCCCAGCTTATCTACTCCCTGGATATCAATATTGTGTTTGTGGCTCTGCCAGAGATTGGCGCGGGTCTGGGATTTTCAGAGCACACGCTTCAGTGGGTGGTCAGTGCTTACACGGTATGCTGCGGAGGATTTTTACTGTTCGGTGGACGTGCTGCAGATCTGCTGGGACAGCGTCGCGTATTTATTAGTGCGTTATGGGTGTACGCGCTCTCTTCGCTTGCGGGAGGTTTAGCATGGAGTCCTGTTATCATCGTAATTGCGCGAGCCATACAGGGCATAGGCGCTGCAATGCTGTTTCCATCCACGCTTTCACTTATAAACAGGCTGTTTGAGGAAGGTCCCTCACGCAACAGAGCACTGGCTATATGGGGCGGCGCCGGAGCAAGCGGCCTGACGCTAGGATCGCTTGCCGGAGGTATTCTCACCAGTTTTTGTGGCTGGCCGGCAGTGTTTTTCGTCAACGTTGTCCTGGCAGCTATCGCAATTTCTGCTGCTTTTTTCGTCTTACCCAAGGATAGTCTGCGCAACGAGCGCCGCCGTTTCGATTTTCCGGGCGCTTTGACAGTAACCATGGGAGCAACCCTGCTGGTTTATGCCATAGTTCAGGGACCGGAAGACGGCTGGCTCTCAGGACATATTCTTTTATTACTGGTTCTGGCAGCTGTATTTCTGTTGGCGTTTGCTGCCATTGAGTCACGCAGCCACGATCCACTGATGCCGTTACGTTTATTCAGAAACCGCAGTCTGGCCACAGGCATGGTGATTACATTCATTTATATGGGAACCTTTGGTGCCCTGCCTTATTTTCTGACTGTTATGTTTCAGAGCGTTATGGGGTACAGCGCCCTACAAACTGGCCTGGCATTTATTATCCCTTCGCTGGCAATTTTTGCCGGGACGCAGCTCGGAGCCCGACTGGCAAATTGGCTGCCGGTGCGTACGACGTTACTGGCCGGTTTTTTGACCGGAACCGCCGGGACGCTGGCACTGGTGCCGGCAGCCTTTTCAGGCGCGTCTTATGCGGAAATACTGCCCGGGTTGGTCATTTCAGGAGCAGGCCAGGGAATTGTATGGACGGCAATGTGGATAGCTTCTGGCTCTGGCGTAAAGCATAACGAACAGGGGATCGCTTCCGGCATGGCTTCCACAACGCTGAACGTAGGTAATGCTATTGGTATTGCTTTGCTGATAGCCTTATCCGGAAGTGGGGCCGAAAATCTGCAGCTGGAAACCTCTGTGAGCAGTCTCGAAAATGCCATACAACTTGCTTTTTATCTGGCTGCAGCCGGACAGATGGCGGGGCTTCTTGTTTCCCATCTGTTGCCCTTCAAAGCTGCGACTGGTGTATCAGCAGAAACGACGTAA